The DNA region CCTCGACCTTCGAGGCGAGCGTGTTATAGAATCGAAGCGCCATTACATCAACATTAAAGGATTTGTCAGAAGTAGGATTTATATTCACTTATTCGGGCAGGTGGTTAGCCCTTATGCACGGGCTTTTTTGGGAGGCGCCGGTAGATCTCCGGAAGCAGGAAGAGCAGGCACGCCAGCACCAGGCTCACGGCGAACCAGGGCGAGGCAATGTTGGTCAGGCTATTGCCCAGCATGGTCAGGACGATAGCGCCAGGTAATTCGCCGATAATGGTGCCGATAAGGTAGTCCCTGAAACGAATGCTGGAAACGCCCGCCACGTATCCCACGGCGTCGAACGGCAGGACTGGAATGAACCGAAGGGACGCCACGGTGAAGATGCCGCCACTGTCAAAGCGGCTATCGAAACCCGCATAATGGGTGCTCAGGCGGTTTTTTAAATAATCCCGGAAAACGTAGCGGGAAATAAAGAACGTGATGATCGCGGCCGTCGTGGTGCCGATCGTGGTGAAGGCCAGGCCGTAGAACTGCCCGAATATATAGCCGCCCGCGATGGTGAACGGCGTGACGGGCAGGAAAGTGAAGGGACGTATGGCGTGCAGAAGCTCGTAGACCGCGACAGAAAAGATACCATATGACTGGACGAACTGGCGAATGCCCTCCGGTGTAACCAATTGACAGTCTTTTACAAGCGTGCCAGGCCCGATGACCACGACGACAAGCAGGAGCGCCACCAGCCATACGCCGAGAAGCGCCAGCCTCAGGTCGAGCATACGGAAAGACATCAGATATTACATGCCATATGGTAGATATAATCGTTATTATTGGCCGATATAAAGTATATAGTATTAAAAGACAAACTATGGCCGAGGCCTAAATGTCCCACCCGCTGGAAGCGTATTTCGACGAGAATAAGAGCGGCGCGATCACCGACGAGCAGGCGAAGGAAAGCATAGCGGAGCTGGTTAACGACCCGACGCTGTTACAGGATGTCTGCGCCATGTTCGCCGCCGAGATCAACAGCGCGGACCGGTGCTTCGCGGTCGGCAAGGTATACGACGTCGGCGACGAGCGCTACGGGTGTCTCACCATTCTCTCGGAAGATGTCGTGAATGTCATCGGCCAGGACACTCTGCCCGAGATCCACGAGGAGATGAACTATACGTTGCTCTGCGCCTACCTGGAATACCGCCAGTTTTGCCGGGAGGTCCGGGAGACCATAGAAGCCTGGGACGACTATCTAGATTTTATCATGCAGAAGAGCTTTGTCGCGCTCTATAAGAACGGCGTAAGGGCGCGGCTCATTCATACCGACGCCGTGAGCAGGGCGACGATGCCCGCCATCGCATTCATCGTGTACCAGAAATACGACGAGATCTACGGTTAAGGGAGCTTTAGATCATGGAGTTCAGCGCTACCGTACTGGAAAAATTCCCGGGCATCTGCGTAACCGAGGGCGACATTATGGCGGCCGCAGTCGCCGGCGAAAGCCCCGGCCTCGAAGCCTTAAGGCTCGAGACCGCCCGGGATATCGCTTCCCGTTATACGCTTGAAAAGGTAAAGTATGACCCCGTTTTTCGGGCTTACCGGGACTTTTTCTGGAGCGTCGGCGTCGACCCGACCAAAACCAGGCCTGCTTCGGAGGCGCTGGTGAGGCGACTCCTTTCCGGCGGTGAGTTACCGAGGATCAACACGGCCGTGGACGCGTACAACCTGGCGTCGGCCGCCAGCGGCGTGCCCATCGCGGCCTTCGATGCAGACAAGCTCGGCGGGGGCCTCACGATGCGCTTTGCCGTGGATGGCGAGACGTTCCATGGGATCGGCATGAAGGAGCCCATAGGCCTCAAGGCTAATCAGGTCTTGCTCACGGACTCGGAGAAGATCATCGCCGTTTATCCGTACCGGGACTCCGACGATACCAAAGTGACAATGGGCACCAAAAATATCCATATCGTCAGTTGCGGCGTGCCGCGCATCGATAAAAGCCTGGTCCTGGAGGCCTATGGCCTCTGTGCCCGCTACCTGGTGGAATTTACAGGAGGCTCGCCTTCAGAGCCGAGACCCTTTCCATAAGATTTAGCGGGCAGGAGCCTGCTCTGCGCCCAGCATCTTTTTTAGCTCGTCGGGATTGAAGCCGAGCATCGTCTTATCGCCGAAAACAACCAGGGGAGTGGCCCTGGCCTTATACTTATTTACAAGCTCGTCCCACGCGGCCCGGTCCTTCGTGATGTCCTTCTCTTCGAACTGGATGTCATTATCCCGGAGATAATCCTTCAGCTCCTGGCAATAGCCGCACGTCGGCTGAGTGTATATGATAAGCGTTGGCATGATACAACCCAATAAGTTGGCTTCGGGCGCAGGTTTAAAAAGGATTTTACCGGATTGTGCGCATTTGCAAAGCGTGCTAACACACGGGAAGCCCTGGCAGATAAGGCCGTTATTGTCCGGCACTGAGCGCGGCGGCCGCGATGTATTCGTCCTCCGCTTCCCCGAAACGTTTCAGTATCTCGAGCATGGCGGCGTAGCTGACACGGGCGAAATAGCTTCCGGGGCTAATGCCGATCGCCTTCTTGTACTGTATTTCGGCGTCACCGTACCGGCCGGTCCGGCACAACAGGTTCCCGTAGCAGACGTACGCATCGGCAAAGTCGGCTTTCATCTCGCAGGCCTTCAGGTACTCAATGCCTGCGTCGTCCAGCTTACCCTCGTGCTCCAATAAGCGGGCGTACTGGAAATGGGCTTCCGGGTTTTCAGGCTCCACATCTACGACCTTACGGGCATTCGTTATGATGTCCACTGACTGCATAATGACCGTAAACCGATTAACTCTCTGATGTCCATAACGCGTTTTCATATGGATTATGATAAAATTAACGTAAAATTATGGTAACAATTGCTCCCGTGCCGTTAAAAATCTGCGCATTAAACCGGTTTGCACCGATATTATAGCTGTAGCAAGCTTTTTTACACGCATTGTCCTGCATCCTGCCATCACGGCAAGGGATAGCGTGACATATGATAGCCTATACCATAACATTAAATAACAAAAGAAAAAAGTATAATCCTACACCAAAACCAACCATTTTTCCGGAAGAGGTGAACTTGATGCTGGACGATATCCCGGAGGAAGAATTCCTCTATAAAGGCAATACGGCCTGTGCCGGGTGCAGCGCCATGCTCGCACTGCGCTATATTCTCAAGGCGGCCGGCCCGAACACGATCATAGTAAATCCCGCATGCTGCTCGACGGTATGCCAGGGAACATTCCCGAAGTCCGCCTATGGCGTACCGGTGCTGAACATCGCCTTCGCGGCGGCGGCCGCTGCCGCGGACGGCATCGCCTCCGCCGCCAGGAACAAGGGCAAGAACGTCGTCGTCTTCGCGGGCGACGGCGGCACCGTGGACATCGGCATCCAGTCCTTATCCGGGGCCATCGAGCGCAATGCCAATATCCTATACGTCTGTTACGATAACGAGGCTTATTCTAACACCGGCATGCAGAAGAGCGGTTCCACGCCCTACGGCGCCATCACGACCACGACACCCACCGGGCGCCAGGATTCTAAGAAAGATATCGATCTCATCATAATGGCACACCGTCCGAAGTACATGGCCAGCGCGTCGGCAGCGTACCCCAAAGACCTCTATGCCAAAGTCCAGAAGGCCCTGAGCATCGAGGGCACCAAGTTCATCCACGTCCAGTGCCCCTGCCCGCCCGGCTGGCGCTACTCGACGGAAAAGTCCGTCGAATTAGGCAAGCTGGCCGTGAAGTGCGGCATGTGGTTCCTCTTCGAGTACGAGGACGGTAAGCTTACCTTAAACGCCCCTACCAAAGCCGCCCTCAAGAGGCCGGCACCCCTGGAGGACTACGTGAGGCCCCAGGGCAGGTTCAAGGGCGTCAACCTCGAGCGCCTCCAGAAAGAGGTGGACGAGGGCATGGGCCGGATCAGGGATATGGCAAACCTGGATGCTCTTGAAAAGGCAAAGGAGGCCACACAATGAAGAAGATGGCCACCGGTAACCAGGCCGCCGCCTTCGCGGTAAAGGAGGCCGACGTGGAGGTCGTCGCGGCATACCCGATCACGCCGCAGACCGAGGTCGTGGAGACCATCGCGAACCTCGTCGAGACGAAAAAGATGAACGCGTCCTATATCCGGGTCGAAAGCGAGCACTCCGCCATGGCTGCGTGCATCGGCGCCTCGGCCTCGGGGGCCCGGGCGTTCACGGCTACTTCCAGCCACGGTTTATTGTATATGCACGAGATGATCCACTGGGCAGCCGGCGCAAGGCTTCCCATCGTCATGGCGAACGTCAACAGGGCCGTCGGTCCCGCCTGGAATATCTGGGCGGAACACACGGACTCACTGTCACAGAGGGATACTGGCTGGATGCAGTTCTACGCCGCCACGGTCCAGGAAGTCTACGATACCGTGCTCATGTCGTTTAAGCTGGCGGAAAAGGTCAACCTGCCATGCATGGTCAACCTTGACGGCTTCATCCTGAGCCACGCAATCCAGCCCCTCGAAGTCACATCTCCGGGCGACTTCATCCCGCCTATCGACCTGCCGCATGCGCTGGACACGAATAGCCCGATGTCATACGGCAACCTGACAGGCCCGAACGACTACTTCAAGTTCCGTCGGGCGATGCACGATGCAATGAAAGAGGCGGACGTCGAATGCCGAGCCATTGAGAAAGAGTTCGCGGAGCGCTTCGGCCGCAAATACACTCCCCTCATGGAGTACAGGACCGAGGATGCAGACACAGTCATCGTCGGCATGGGCACCATGGCACGGGAAGCTGAAGTCGCAGTTGATGTATTAAGAAAAGAAGGTATCAAGGCGGGCTCTATCCGGGTACGGCAGTTCCGGCCGTTCCCGAAGCTCGACCTGAAAGGCAAGAAGGTCATAGTGCTGGACAGGGACTGCTCCTTCGGCGCAGGCGGTATCCTGGCGCAGGAGATCCGGTTCCACCACGATGTGCCTGTCTACAACATCATCGCCGGCCTCGGCGGCCAGGACGTAAGGTACGAAACCATAGCGGACCTTGTCAGAAAGGCGAAGCCCGAGGGCGAGTTCTGGCTGGGGGTGGACTGAATGCTGGAGATACGCATTCATTCCAGAGGCGGCCAGGGCGGCGTGACCGCATCCAAGCTTCTGGCACAGGCGGCGTTCATTGAAGGCAAGTACGGCGCTGCATTCCCGCTATATGGCGCCGAGCGCCGCGGGGCGCCGGTCACCTCATTCACCCGCATATCCGACCATGACATCAAGATATCAAGCCAGATCTACGAACCGGATATCGTCGTAGTGCTGGACGACTCGATCATGGACCTTGTCGACGTCACCGAGGGCCTGAAGGAAGGCGGGCTGCTGGTCGTCAACACGGAGAACGGCGAGAAGCTCAAGGACCCCAGATATGCAAAATTCAAGATCGCCAGGGTGAACGTCACGGACATCGCACTATCGCTTGGCCTGGTCCTGTCGGGCAACCCTATCCTGAACACGCCCATCCTGGGCGCGCTGGCGAAGCTCGGCGTGGTCCGGCTTGACTCGGCGGAAAAAGCCATCAAGGACATGTTCGAGGACGAGCGCAACGTGAAGGCGGCTGAGGCGGCCTACGGAAAGGTGATCGTATGAAGCAGGAGGCAAAACTCGTGAGCGCGAAGAAAAAGAGGCACGACATGCCCATCACGCCCGCGTCGAAGCCGCAAAACGGCGCAGCGGGCAAGACGGGCACCTGGAGGACTTTCAAGCCCGTCGTGGACCGGGAGAAGTGCAAGGAGTGCGGCAACTGTATCCTTTACTGCCCCGAGTCCTGCATCGACCGGGACCTGAACGTCGATTATGAGTACTGCAAGGGCTGTGGCATCTGCGCCAACGAGTGTCCGGCCAGGTGCATCAAGATAGTGAGGGAATAATTCCCTTTTTAGCCGGTATGCTGTGCTGAATATTTCAATTTTTTATCATAAAGTTATTGAGGTACTATTTTTCACCACAGAGCTCCAGTAGTTCCGTGTTTGTTTAGCGGTCCTCTGCCCTATTTTCCACTTTCGTACTGCCCGTCGGTTTTTCAACACGAAAACACGAATTCTTTTATATCCCACGTAAGGGGCACTAAAATCACTAAGGCCCATGCCTGGCGCTTAAAACACGAAACAACCTCCCGAATGGCACTAAAACACTAAAGGATTGAAACACGAGAACGGCATGACTTTAATAGTTATGCTTTCCCTCGTGTTTCC from Methanocella sp. includes:
- a CDS encoding glutaredoxin family protein, translated to MPTLIIYTQPTCGYCQELKDYLRDNDIQFEEKDITKDRAAWDELVNKYKARATPLVVFGDKTMLGFNPDELKKMLGAEQAPAR
- a CDS encoding 2-oxoacid:acceptor oxidoreductase family protein translates to MLEIRIHSRGGQGGVTASKLLAQAAFIEGKYGAAFPLYGAERRGAPVTSFTRISDHDIKISSQIYEPDIVVVLDDSIMDLVDVTEGLKEGGLLVVNTENGEKLKDPRYAKFKIARVNVTDIALSLGLVLSGNPILNTPILGALAKLGVVRLDSAEKAIKDMFEDERNVKAAEAAYGKVIV
- a CDS encoding 4Fe-4S binding protein; translation: MPITPASKPQNGAAGKTGTWRTFKPVVDREKCKECGNCILYCPESCIDRDLNVDYEYCKGCGICANECPARCIKIVRE
- a CDS encoding TVP38/TMEM64 family protein, which codes for MSFRMLDLRLALLGVWLVALLLVVVVIGPGTLVKDCQLVTPEGIRQFVQSYGIFSVAVYELLHAIRPFTFLPVTPFTIAGGYIFGQFYGLAFTTIGTTTAAIITFFISRYVFRDYLKNRLSTHYAGFDSRFDSGGIFTVASLRFIPVLPFDAVGYVAGVSSIRFRDYLIGTIIGELPGAIVLTMLGNSLTNIASPWFAVSLVLACLLFLLPEIYRRLPKKPVHKG
- a CDS encoding transketolase C-terminal domain-containing protein, whose amino-acid sequence is MKKMATGNQAAAFAVKEADVEVVAAYPITPQTEVVETIANLVETKKMNASYIRVESEHSAMAACIGASASGARAFTATSSHGLLYMHEMIHWAAGARLPIVMANVNRAVGPAWNIWAEHTDSLSQRDTGWMQFYAATVQEVYDTVLMSFKLAEKVNLPCMVNLDGFILSHAIQPLEVTSPGDFIPPIDLPHALDTNSPMSYGNLTGPNDYFKFRRAMHDAMKEADVECRAIEKEFAERFGRKYTPLMEYRTEDADTVIVGMGTMAREAEVAVDVLRKEGIKAGSIRVRQFRPFPKLDLKGKKVIVLDRDCSFGAGGILAQEIRFHHDVPVYNIIAGLGGQDVRYETIADLVRKAKPEGEFWLGVD
- a CDS encoding thiamine pyrophosphate-dependent enzyme — encoded protein: MLDDIPEEEFLYKGNTACAGCSAMLALRYILKAAGPNTIIVNPACCSTVCQGTFPKSAYGVPVLNIAFAAAAAAADGIASAARNKGKNVVVFAGDGGTVDIGIQSLSGAIERNANILYVCYDNEAYSNTGMQKSGSTPYGAITTTTPTGRQDSKKDIDLIIMAHRPKYMASASAAYPKDLYAKVQKALSIEGTKFIHVQCPCPPGWRYSTEKSVELGKLAVKCGMWFLFEYEDGKLTLNAPTKAALKRPAPLEDYVRPQGRFKGVNLERLQKEVDEGMGRIRDMANLDALEKAKEATQ
- a CDS encoding B3/B4 domain-containing protein, coding for MEFSATVLEKFPGICVTEGDIMAAAVAGESPGLEALRLETARDIASRYTLEKVKYDPVFRAYRDFFWSVGVDPTKTRPASEALVRRLLSGGELPRINTAVDAYNLASAASGVPIAAFDADKLGGGLTMRFAVDGETFHGIGMKEPIGLKANQVLLTDSEKIIAVYPYRDSDDTKVTMGTKNIHIVSCGVPRIDKSLVLEAYGLCARYLVEFTGGSPSEPRPFP
- a CDS encoding tetratricopeptide repeat protein; the protein is MQSVDIITNARKVVDVEPENPEAHFQYARLLEHEGKLDDAGIEYLKACEMKADFADAYVCYGNLLCRTGRYGDAEIQYKKAIGISPGSYFARVSYAAMLEILKRFGEAEDEYIAAAALSAGQ